A stretch of Carya illinoinensis cultivar Pawnee chromosome 14, C.illinoinensisPawnee_v1, whole genome shotgun sequence DNA encodes these proteins:
- the LOC122294367 gene encoding protein TOC75-3, chloroplastic-like, translating into MHSLAAPTHLHSTPLSSRRKLLSPTPRRSLQCLSVPSSSSSSSSSSSTSKPEPLKSTFVPLFKTIAASSAAALLLHVRSLSLDFGSGGGSGGGGFGGGGGGDGHGGDGGSFWRKLFAPAVANADEPQSQEWDSHGLPANIVVQLNKLSSFKKYKVSEILFFDRRRWTTVGTEDSFFEMVSLRPGGIYNKAQLQKELETLATCGMFEKVDMEGKTNPDGTIAVTISFTESTWQSADRFRCINVGLMPQSKPIEMDADMTDKEKMEYYRSLEKDYKRRIERAKPCLLASPVHREILQMLRDQGKVSARLLQRIRDRVQKWYFDEGYACAQVVNFGNLNTKEVVCEVVEGDITETNIQFLDKLGNVVEGNTQVAVVIREMPKQLRPGNVFNIEAGKQALRNINALGLFSNIEVNPRPDEKREGGIIVEIKLKELDQKTAEVSTEWSIVPGRGGRPTLASLQPGGTVTFEHRNINGLNRSINGSVTTSNFLNPQDDLAFKLEYVHPYLDGVFDPLNRTLRVSCFNSRKLSPVFTGGPGVDEVPPIWVDRAGVKANITENFTRQSKFTYGLVMEEITTRNESSTICPNGQRVLPNGGISADGPPTTLSGTGIDQMAFLQANITRDNTKFLNGAIVGSRNVFQVDQGLGIGSKFPFFNRHQLTLTRFFQLREVEEGAGQPPPPVLVLHGHYGGCVGDLPSYDAFTLGGPYSVRGYNMGEIGAARNILELAAEIRIPVKGTHVYAFAEHGNDLGTSKDVKGNPTEVYRRLGHGSSYGVGAKLGLVRAEYAVDHNSGTGAFFFRFGERF; encoded by the exons ATGCACTCTTTGGCCGCCCCAACCCACCTCCATTCCACCCCTCTCTCCTCCCGCCGCAAGCTTCTCTCTCCTACCCCTAGACGCTCTCTTCAATGCCTCTCTGTCccttcctcctcttcctcttcctcttcctcttcctccactTCTAAACCTGAACCACTCAAATCCACTTTCGTACCCCTCTTCAAAACCATCGCCGCCTCCTCTGCCGCTGCCCTCCTCCTCCATGTTCGCTCTCTATCCCTTGATTTTGGCTCCGGGGGCGGTTCTGGTGGCGGTGGATTCGGTGGAGGCGGAGGCGGAGACGGTCACGGTGGCGATGGCGGAAGTTTCTGGAGAAAATTGTTTGCCCCCGCCGTTGCCAATGCCGACGAGCCTCAGAGCCAGGAGTGGGACTCCCATGGCCTACCTGCTAACATCGTTGTCCAGCTCAACAAGCTCAGCAGCTTTAAGAAGTACAAGGTCTCCGAGATCCTCTTCTTTGATCGGAGACGCTGGACCACCGTCGGCACTGAAGACTCCTTCTTCGAGATGGTCTCCTTGAGGCCAGGCGGCATATACAACAAGGCTCAGCTCCAAAAAGAGCTCGAGACCCTGGCGACTTGCGGGATGTTCGAGAAGGTCGACATGGAGGGGAAGACTAATCCCGATGGCACCATTGCTGTTACTATATCGTTCACGGAGAGCACGTGGCAGTCCGCAGATAGGTTCAGGTGTATCAATGTCGGGTTAATGCCGCAGTCGAAACCGATAGAGATGGACGCTGATATGACTGATAAGGAAAAGATGGAGTACTACAGGAGCCTGGAGAAGGACTACAAGAGAAGGATCGAGAGGGCGAAGCCGTGCCTGTTGGCAAGTCCGGTGCACAGAGAGATTCTGCAAATGCTCAGGGACCAGGGGAAGGTGAGCGCGAGGCTTTTGCAGAGGATTCGGGACCGAGTCCAGAAGTGGTACTTCGACGAAGGGTATGCTTGCGCGCAAGTGGTGAATTTCGGGAATCTGAATACCAAGGAGGTGGTTTGTGAGGTGGTGGAAGGCGATATTACCGAGACGAATATCCAATTCCTCGATAAGCTTGGCAATGTCGTTGAGGGGAACACACAGGTTGCCGTGGTGATAAGGGAAATGCCCAAACAG CTTCGACCAGGCAATGTTTTTAACATAGAGGCAGGGAAGCAGGCTCTGAGGAACATAAACGCCCTCGGTTTGTTTTCCAACATTGAGGTGAACCCCCGACCTGATGAGAAAAGGGAGGGAGGGATTATTGTTGAAATAAAGCTTAAGGAACTAGATCAGAAGACGGCTGAAGTTTCTACAGAATGGAGTATTGTTCCCGGACGTGGGGGACGCCCCACTTTG GCCTCACTGCAGCCTGGTGGGACTGTTACTTTTGAACACCGGAATATCAATGGGTTAAATAGATCCATTAATGGTTCTGTGACCACCAGCAATTTCTTGAATCCTCAA GATGATCTTGCCTTCAAACTTGAGTATGTGCATCCGTATTTGGATGGCGTGTTTGATCCACTCAACCGTACTTTGCGAGTGAGTTGCTTCAATAGCAGGAAACTGAGTCCAGTCTTCACTGGTGGGCCAGGGGTGGATGAAGTCCCCCCTATATGGGTTGATCGAGCGGGTGTTAAGGCAAATATTACAGAG AATTTCACCCGTCAGAGCAAATTTACTTATGGACTTGTAATGGAAGAGATAACAACGCGTAATGAAAGCAGTACTATCTGTCCAAATGGTCAAAGAGTGTTGCCAAATGGAGGAATTAGTGCAGATGGACCTCCAACAACCCTCAGCGGTACTGGCATTGATCAAATGGCATTTTTACAGGCAAATATTACACGTGATAACACCAAGTTCTTAAATGGAGCTATAGTTGGTTCAAGGAATGTATTTCAG GTGGACCAAGGCCTTGGCATTGGCAGCAAGTTTCCGTTCTTTAACCGCCACCAGCTTACATTGACCCGATTTTTCCAGCTGAGGGAAGTGGAGGAAGGTGCTGGCCAACCACCACCACCTGTGCTTGTTCTTCATGGCCACTATGGTGGCTGTGTGGGGGACCTTCCAAGTTATGATGCTTTTACCCTTGGAGGTCCCTATTCGGTGAGGGGTTACAACATGGGTGAGATAGGCGCAGCCAGAAACATCCTTGAG
- the LOC122293551 gene encoding uncharacterized protein LOC122293551, translating to MKIHAFITIPMNLTKFRCTGGEVSKWSPTFGKDHHPYADQEDPDHNSNHPKKSVLTIVKEKANKLRQTFSQKKHSHDHYVSTTPSWGVSLEDNENEEDEEHHLESPKYESELAPDWYKKTTMQHPRAVLSVSENHVLARCVNLGAPQSGNATNGDDQTWSKGVSVENLMHSHEAEEEEKSISQERSHAISPRRRTPVVIGVVEKVKEAVNSLLSNDQSSKYTAPINSASTSVSDIPISTHNAHSAKTSPSHDLPISTNAHEVGEEESYGRILQAN from the exons ATGAaaattcatgcattcatcacaaTTCCAATGAATCTAACCAAGTTTAGATGCACAGGAGGTGAAGTTTCAAAGTGGTCACCTACATTTGGGAAGGACCATCACCCTTACGCGGATCAAGAAGATCCAGACCACAATTCCAACCATCCCAAGAAATCAGTTCTGACCATAGTGAAGGAGAAAGCCAACAAATTGAGACAAACTTTTAGCCAGAAAAAGCATAGTCATGATCATTATGTTAGCACCACTCCCTCTTGGGGTGTCAGCTTGGAGGAcaatgaaaatgaagaagatgaagaacacCACCTTGAATCCCCaa agTATGAATCGGAGCTGGCTCCTGACTGGTACAAGAAAACCACAATGCAGCATCCAAGAGCAGTTCTCTCTGTTTCTGAGAACCATGTTTTGGCAAGATGTGTCAATCTTGGTGCTCCACAAAGCGGAAATGCTACTAATGGCGATGATCAAACATGGAGTAAGGGTGTTTCAGTGGAGAATTTGATGCATAGCCATGAGGCTGAGGAAGAAGAGAAATCAATATCCCAAGAGAGATCTCATGCAATTAGTCCAAGAAGAAGAACTCCTGTGGTTATAGGTGTGGTGGAGAAGGTCAAAGAAGCTGTGAATTCTTTGCTCAGCAACGACCAGTCGTCCAAATACACAGCTCCCATTAACTCAGCTAGTACTTCAGTATCAGACATACCGATCTCCACCCATAATGCTCATTCGGCTAAAACCTCACCATCACATGACCTTCCGATCTCCaccaatgcacatgaag TTGGGGAAGAAGAAAGTTATGGGAGAATACTCCAAGCCAATTGA